Proteins from a genomic interval of Mycolicibacterium grossiae:
- a CDS encoding IS1380 family transposase, translating to MKNIAAASRVKVSADGRGVVSHAGMGLLRELADLTGLSAQVTAALADTYRGPWVYAPGEVFADLAAAIADGADCIDGVGQLCGDREHVFGAKASTTTMWRLIDERIDAAHLPAVRAARAHARTAAWAAGAAPAVRRWLHIDIDATLVIDHSDNKTGATPTWKKTFGHHPLLAFLDRPEIAGGEALAGMLRTGNAGSNTASDHVIVLEQALASLPARWRPDPTRGDDPDRPQVLVRCDTAGATHRFADACREQGVGFSFGYPVDARVQDAVDTLNIGQCWYPAIDTDGGIRDGAWVAEATDLVNLSTWPPGTRLILRKERPHPGAQLRFTDADGMRVTAFITDTPPGVIPGQVAGLELRHRQHARVEDRIRELKATGLRNLPCHSFWANAAWLEIVLAAADLVTWTRLIGFGDQPPLARAEITTFRYRVLHVAARITRGARQQRLRIDATWRWAAQIATAWQAIRTAFG from the coding sequence GTGAAGAATATCGCGGCCGCATCGCGGGTGAAAGTGTCGGCTGACGGCCGTGGTGTCGTGTCGCATGCCGGGATGGGCTTGCTACGTGAACTTGCCGATCTGACCGGGTTATCGGCGCAGGTCACCGCCGCGTTGGCCGACACCTACCGCGGCCCGTGGGTGTACGCGCCCGGGGAGGTTTTCGCTGATCTGGCGGCCGCGATTGCTGACGGCGCCGATTGCATCGACGGTGTCGGGCAGTTGTGCGGCGACCGTGAGCACGTGTTCGGCGCGAAAGCCTCGACGACCACGATGTGGCGGTTGATCGATGAGCGGATCGACGCCGCGCACCTACCCGCGGTGCGGGCGGCTCGCGCCCATGCCAGAACGGCGGCGTGGGCTGCAGGCGCTGCCCCCGCGGTCAGACGATGGCTGCATATCGACATCGATGCCACCCTGGTGATCGACCACTCCGACAACAAGACCGGCGCCACACCGACCTGGAAGAAAACGTTCGGGCACCATCCGCTGCTGGCGTTCCTGGACCGACCGGAGATCGCCGGCGGGGAAGCCCTGGCCGGGATGCTGCGCACCGGCAACGCCGGCTCCAACACCGCCAGTGACCACGTCATCGTCTTGGAGCAGGCACTGGCATCCCTGCCCGCCCGGTGGCGGCCCGACCCCACTCGTGGCGATGATCCAGACCGACCACAGGTGTTGGTGCGCTGCGACACCGCCGGGGCCACCCACCGGTTCGCCGATGCCTGCCGCGAGCAGGGGGTGGGGTTCTCCTTCGGCTACCCCGTCGATGCCCGGGTGCAGGACGCCGTGGACACCCTCAACATCGGCCAGTGCTGGTATCCGGCGATCGACACCGACGGCGGCATCCGCGACGGCGCCTGGGTCGCCGAAGCCACCGACCTGGTCAACCTCTCGACATGGCCGCCCGGCACCCGGCTGATCCTGCGCAAAGAGAGACCGCATCCCGGCGCGCAGCTGCGGTTCACCGACGCCGACGGCATGCGGGTCACCGCGTTCATCACCGACACACCACCCGGTGTCATACCCGGCCAAGTCGCCGGTCTGGAACTGCGCCACCGCCAGCACGCCCGCGTCGAGGACCGCATCCGTGAACTCAAAGCCACCGGCCTACGCAACCTGCCATGCCACAGCTTCTGGGCCAACGCCGCATGGCTGGAAATCGTGCTCGCCGCCGCCGACCTGGTCACCTGGACCCGCCTCATCGGTTTCGGTGACCAACCCCCGCTGGCCCGCGCCGAGATCACCACCTTCCGCTACCGAGTCCTGCACGTCGCGGCCCGCATCACCCGCGGCGCCCGCCAACAACGGCTGCGCATCGACGCCACCTGGCGGTGGGCCGCCCAGATCGCGACCGCCTGGCAGGCCATCCGCACCGCCTTCGGATAG
- a CDS encoding DUF1156 domain-containing protein, producing the protein MQTRVTTGTGGPQAPPKQGRGAQFKCLVCGDITTDAYVKGEGLAGRLGRRLLAVVAGGDRQRFYLNPTPRDIEAASIERPDNAPQSLMPTNPRWFSPPAFGMTAFADVFTDRQLVAINTLIEEIARCQAQIVADARAAAMSAADATAYAEAVTTYLGLALSRVADMNNSLVQWSNARDQAVHLFGRQAIPMVWDFAEVDPFAGAAGDFAVACSTQARAIEGLRPNGSGHSSQRDATALASHGVVITTDPPYYDNIGYADLSDFFYVWLRRSMGSIYPDLTRTLLTPKMDELVAAPDRFNGKRAAETHFRDGLQKTFEAAALATTDAAPVVFFYAFKQAEVVSEGTASTGWETMLSGLLRAGFAVVATWPMRTERDQGLKTGTNVLASSVVLVCRRRAPDTKPIDRREFLARLRDELPEALRDLQQASIAPVDLPQAAIGPGMAVFSRYPAVLEANGDQITVRAALAQIFRGFSLVVVCR; encoded by the coding sequence GTGCAGACGCGGGTGACGACAGGAACCGGTGGACCGCAAGCGCCCCCAAAACAGGGGCGGGGAGCACAATTCAAATGCCTTGTCTGTGGTGACATTACGACGGACGCCTACGTCAAGGGTGAAGGGCTCGCGGGGCGACTCGGACGACGCTTACTTGCCGTTGTCGCTGGTGGCGACCGGCAGCGCTTCTATTTGAACCCGACACCGCGCGACATTGAAGCGGCTTCGATAGAAAGGCCTGACAACGCACCACAGTCTCTCATGCCTACGAATCCCCGTTGGTTCTCGCCGCCTGCATTTGGCATGACAGCCTTTGCTGACGTGTTCACTGATCGGCAGCTCGTGGCCATTAATACGCTCATCGAGGAAATTGCGCGGTGCCAGGCGCAGATCGTTGCAGATGCAAGAGCCGCAGCAATGTCGGCGGCCGATGCGACAGCGTATGCGGAGGCTGTGACGACGTATCTCGGTTTGGCCCTCAGCCGCGTTGCCGACATGAATAACTCACTTGTCCAGTGGTCAAACGCGCGTGATCAAGCAGTGCATTTGTTTGGTCGACAAGCCATTCCGATGGTCTGGGATTTCGCCGAAGTCGATCCCTTCGCTGGTGCCGCAGGTGACTTTGCAGTCGCTTGCTCAACCCAGGCCCGCGCGATCGAAGGGCTTCGCCCGAACGGCTCTGGACATTCGTCCCAGCGCGACGCAACAGCATTGGCTTCCCACGGCGTTGTCATCACGACGGACCCGCCGTACTACGACAATATTGGATACGCTGACCTTTCCGACTTTTTCTATGTGTGGCTTCGACGCTCGATGGGTTCTATTTACCCAGACCTCACCCGCACTTTGCTTACGCCAAAAATGGATGAATTGGTCGCTGCCCCAGACCGTTTCAACGGTAAGCGAGCTGCAGAGACACACTTCAGAGACGGACTTCAGAAGACGTTCGAAGCGGCTGCTTTGGCGACAACAGACGCAGCCCCGGTGGTCTTCTTCTATGCGTTCAAGCAAGCTGAAGTGGTCAGCGAGGGGACAGCATCAACCGGCTGGGAGACAATGCTCAGCGGCCTCTTAAGAGCGGGTTTCGCCGTCGTTGCCACTTGGCCGATGCGCACGGAACGAGATCAGGGCCTCAAGACTGGCACCAATGTGTTGGCTTCTTCAGTCGTGCTCGTTTGCAGACGACGGGCACCTGACACCAAACCTATCGATCGGCGCGAATTCCTTGCACGGCTGCGGGACGAGCTTCCAGAGGCTTTGCGGGACTTACAGCAAGCCTCCATCGCGCCCGTCGACCTACCTCAAGCCGCGATTGGCCCCGGAATGGCTGTGTTCTCGCGATACCCCGCCGTGCTCGAGGCGAACGGCGATCAAATTACTGTGAGAGCCGCACTAGCCCAGATTTTTCGCGGATTCTCGCTTGTGGTGGTGTGTAGATAA
- a CDS encoding T3SS (YopN, CesT) and YbjN peptide-binding chaperone 1, which translates to MSRFAPRIQSTPLLGRIFGSSGDNRTGELDKWLEETLKREFRVDAIERDEDGDIPIPHGSAVVFVHTADDDPPRIEIFSPLLEDFTMRPEVFAAVNTINRNTPFAKAYVDPDNAQIVLTAELYIFDGLSPEQLLATIDLVADRADHYDSLLQKRFGGRTMLDDDEGDEFDV; encoded by the coding sequence TTGTCCCGATTCGCACCACGGATACAGTCGACGCCGCTTCTTGGCCGAATATTCGGGTCCAGCGGCGACAACCGCACCGGCGAGCTCGACAAGTGGCTCGAAGAAACACTCAAGCGCGAGTTCAGGGTTGACGCGATAGAGCGTGACGAGGACGGCGACATTCCGATCCCCCACGGCAGCGCAGTCGTGTTCGTACACACCGCGGATGACGATCCGCCGCGCATCGAGATTTTCTCCCCGCTGCTGGAGGACTTCACCATGCGCCCCGAGGTGTTTGCGGCAGTGAATACCATCAATCGGAATACGCCGTTCGCCAAGGCGTATGTCGACCCGGACAATGCTCAAATCGTGCTGACCGCAGAGTTGTACATCTTCGATGGACTCTCCCCCGAGCAACTTCTGGCCACCATCGATCTTGTAGCCGACCGCGCGGACCATTACGACAGCCTTCTCCAGAAACGGTTCGGCGGCAGAACCATGCTCGACGACGATGAAGGCGACGAGTTCGATGTCTAA
- a CDS encoding Swt1 family HEPN domain-containing protein — protein sequence MALSNRDRINRMFETMAPALDDFIASVIGQGDPALGAAWTKLVQLKDGKKGAPADKTYNPLDPQVQFRILTESSITSSLKPGWYPFNKTFGKAGESFAIELREVRNNWAHNGTFSDDDAYRALDTGERLLKLIGAAKEADEVHAIRLNLRRVAADKDDKKTLKAAVDNPEAAGLKPWREVLPPHHDVATGNFAASEFAADLYKVAFGGEQDSGYADAVEFFRRTYLTEGLTDLVGRAVRRLSGDDNAPPVINLQTNFGGGKTHSMLALWHVAAGLPVGQFPQDTQELLTKNGYTGAKVNRVAIVGNHFSPAGSTKDDGTHVNTIWGELAWQLGGAEAYALVAKADADRTTPGEALHDLLARYSPAVILIDEWVAYARSLVGRDDLAGGTFDDQFTFAQSLTEAAKGTSGVLLVISIPASETGDDSDKIVAGNAEEVGGAHGLEALKRLQNVVRRVAEQWRPASSAEAYQIVRQRLFVQPDGAALASIGATARAYVDMYRKYTDDFPRESRDTAYEDRIKRTYPIHPELFDRLYEEWSSLERFQRTRGVLRLMSTVIHALWTGEDAAPLIMPGSIPLATANVNAELTQYLQDSWKAIIDADVDGPTSEPARIDKEKPVFGQRSLTKRLARTVFFGAAPTIGSAHKGLETQRVFLGTAVPGDVPGNFHSALTQLGDRATYFYSGSGKYWYDLQANITRTAKDQAERLHKEDVWAEIARRLQGQAKTRGDFAGVHVCPESNADIPDTDEARLVVLHPKVAHKRGSDSPAKAFAHKATEQRGTANRTNRNMLVFLAADEARLEELDAAARDYLGWSHVLANEADLDLTQNQKNQASTRQAQADQTVKSRLLQTFTWALVPSQPDASAPFVVRETKVEGQSESLAERVSRRLGNDGDLSVRQAAVTIRLAINKVPQIWQDGHVTLGSLWGLYCQYPYMPRLRDRRVLEEGVLDLPMIWETDAFALATGIDAATGRFVGLWIPGDTNSAPSPADSLLLVRPDVAIHQRKHEKKTEEGSDTGTETEEGTGTGTGTGTSAGTGSGPGPIDIAFTRFYGVKTLSSDKIAMDFKNIADEVIANLREQGINLIVKIEIEAVDATGFDENKIRTVSENAKTLKFDQSGFEKE from the coding sequence ATGGCGCTGAGCAACCGCGACCGCATCAACCGTATGTTCGAGACGATGGCGCCAGCCTTAGACGACTTCATCGCCTCGGTGATAGGCCAGGGCGATCCTGCCCTGGGAGCGGCTTGGACCAAGCTCGTCCAACTCAAGGACGGGAAAAAGGGCGCACCCGCCGACAAGACGTACAACCCCCTTGATCCCCAGGTTCAATTTCGCATTCTCACCGAGAGCAGTATCACCAGCAGTCTCAAGCCCGGCTGGTACCCGTTCAACAAAACCTTTGGCAAGGCCGGGGAATCCTTCGCCATCGAACTGCGCGAAGTCCGCAATAACTGGGCCCACAACGGCACATTCAGCGACGATGACGCCTACCGCGCCCTGGATACCGGCGAGCGGCTGCTCAAACTCATCGGCGCCGCGAAGGAAGCCGACGAGGTCCACGCGATTCGGCTGAACCTCCGCCGTGTGGCGGCTGACAAGGACGACAAGAAGACACTTAAGGCCGCCGTCGACAACCCCGAAGCCGCTGGGCTCAAACCCTGGCGCGAAGTGCTGCCGCCGCATCACGACGTCGCGACCGGAAACTTCGCAGCCTCCGAATTCGCCGCCGATCTCTACAAGGTGGCCTTTGGCGGTGAACAAGACTCCGGCTACGCCGATGCGGTCGAGTTCTTCCGCCGCACCTACCTCACCGAAGGCCTCACCGATCTCGTTGGCCGAGCAGTACGCCGGCTTTCTGGCGACGACAACGCTCCTCCCGTCATCAACCTGCAGACCAACTTCGGTGGCGGCAAGACACATTCGATGCTCGCACTGTGGCACGTCGCCGCAGGACTGCCCGTCGGACAGTTCCCCCAGGACACCCAGGAACTGCTCACCAAGAACGGCTACACCGGCGCCAAGGTCAACCGGGTCGCCATCGTCGGCAACCACTTCAGCCCGGCAGGATCGACAAAGGACGACGGCACCCACGTCAACACCATCTGGGGCGAGCTCGCCTGGCAACTGGGTGGCGCAGAGGCCTACGCCCTAGTTGCGAAGGCCGACGCAGACCGCACTACACCCGGGGAGGCACTCCACGACCTGCTCGCGAGGTACTCCCCCGCAGTCATCCTGATCGACGAGTGGGTCGCCTACGCCCGCTCACTGGTCGGCCGCGACGATCTGGCCGGCGGTACCTTCGATGACCAGTTCACCTTCGCACAGTCCCTCACCGAAGCGGCAAAGGGCACGTCCGGTGTTCTGCTGGTCATTTCCATCCCCGCGTCGGAAACCGGGGACGATTCCGACAAGATCGTGGCCGGCAATGCTGAAGAAGTCGGCGGAGCACATGGCCTCGAAGCGCTCAAACGACTGCAGAACGTCGTGCGGCGCGTCGCTGAACAATGGCGCCCCGCTTCCTCCGCCGAGGCGTACCAGATTGTCCGACAGCGCTTGTTCGTCCAGCCCGACGGTGCAGCACTTGCCTCCATCGGCGCCACTGCGCGCGCGTACGTCGACATGTACCGCAAGTACACCGACGATTTCCCGCGCGAATCCCGCGACACTGCGTATGAGGACCGCATCAAACGGACCTACCCCATCCATCCCGAACTGTTCGACCGCCTCTACGAAGAGTGGTCTTCGCTGGAGCGGTTTCAACGCACCCGCGGCGTACTGCGGCTGATGAGCACCGTCATTCACGCGCTGTGGACCGGTGAGGACGCCGCACCCTTGATCATGCCCGGGTCCATCCCACTGGCCACCGCCAACGTGAACGCCGAACTCACCCAGTACCTTCAGGATTCCTGGAAAGCCATCATCGACGCCGATGTCGACGGGCCAACCTCAGAACCTGCGCGTATCGACAAAGAGAAGCCCGTATTCGGGCAGCGGTCGCTGACCAAGCGGCTGGCCCGCACAGTTTTCTTCGGCGCCGCACCCACCATCGGGTCGGCCCATAAGGGCCTCGAAACCCAGCGGGTCTTCCTGGGCACTGCTGTCCCGGGTGACGTTCCGGGGAACTTCCATTCCGCGCTGACCCAGCTTGGCGACCGGGCCACGTACTTCTACTCCGGGTCTGGCAAGTATTGGTACGACCTGCAGGCCAACATCACCCGCACCGCCAAGGACCAGGCGGAGAGACTGCACAAGGAAGATGTCTGGGCCGAGATCGCCCGTCGCCTACAAGGGCAGGCCAAGACTCGCGGCGACTTCGCCGGTGTGCACGTGTGCCCTGAATCGAACGCGGATATCCCCGACACTGACGAAGCCCGACTGGTCGTCCTGCATCCGAAGGTGGCGCACAAACGCGGGTCGGACTCGCCTGCCAAGGCGTTCGCGCACAAGGCAACTGAGCAGCGTGGCACCGCGAATCGGACCAACCGCAACATGCTGGTGTTCTTGGCAGCCGACGAAGCACGACTCGAGGAACTCGATGCCGCCGCGCGGGACTACCTTGGCTGGTCACACGTGCTGGCCAACGAGGCCGACCTGGATCTCACCCAGAACCAGAAGAATCAAGCGTCCACTCGGCAGGCGCAGGCCGACCAGACGGTGAAGTCTCGTCTGCTGCAGACGTTTACGTGGGCGTTGGTCCCGTCTCAGCCTGATGCGAGCGCTCCCTTCGTTGTGCGGGAAACGAAGGTCGAAGGTCAGTCGGAGTCGCTGGCTGAGCGGGTCTCCCGCCGGCTCGGAAACGACGGTGATCTGTCCGTTCGCCAAGCGGCCGTGACGATTCGCCTCGCCATCAATAAGGTGCCCCAAATCTGGCAGGACGGGCACGTCACTCTGGGCTCGCTATGGGGACTCTACTGCCAGTACCCGTACATGCCGCGGCTGCGGGATCGGCGCGTTCTTGAGGAGGGCGTGCTCGATCTTCCGATGATCTGGGAGACCGACGCGTTTGCCCTGGCAACCGGCATCGACGCTGCCACAGGACGGTTTGTCGGACTCTGGATCCCAGGAGACACCAATTCAGCACCCAGTCCAGCGGACTCGCTGCTCTTGGTGCGTCCTGACGTCGCGATCCATCAGCGAAAGCACGAGAAGAAAACCGAAGAGGGTTCCGACACCGGCACTGAAACCGAAGAGGGCACCGGGACTGGAACTGGGACTGGGACAAGCGCCGGAACTGGATCCGGCCCCGGCCCTATCGATATCGCGTTCACGCGGTTCTACGGAGTCAAGACGCTCAGCTCGGACAAGATCGCGATGGACTTCAAGAACATCGCCGATGAGGTGATCGCCAACCTTCGTGAACAGGGCATCAACCTGATCGTGAAGATCGAGATCGAGGCGGTCGACGCAACAGGCTTTGATGAGAACAAGATTCGTACGGTGTCGGAGAACGCGAAGACACTGAAGTTCGACCAGTCGGGGTTTGAGAAAGAATGA
- a CDS encoding GmrSD restriction endonuclease domain-containing protein: protein MYELGEYLKWTRSGEIQLPDFQRGYKWEDERIRQLLVTVLRGHPMGAVMLLKTGNSQVRFKPRAIEGVGLTPGAEAKYLLLDGQQRLTSLTQALSGNGVVATKDSRGRLLDRRYFVQMETALSDPNRVDEAVISVPADGVIRSNFGKDVVLDLSDQDKQHQHGYFPLNLLYGDYMSWILELQNPALGKQFHDQFIKQSATYDIPAIVLDEDTDKAAVATVFEKVNIGGLPLNVFELLTAVFAGDADYYAKTGEDFRLNDDWRETQLKWSSYPVLAAVENTDFLQAVTMLTTRQRHLADTSDRPPAISAKREDVLKLTLNDYLQWRDPLREAFIWASTFLADRHIFARRDVPYPKQLVPLAAIKVALGKQADLISVSERLVRWYWCGVLGELYGSAIESRFARDIEMVPPWATDGSAPVPRTVQDASFTESRLHSLRTRNAAAYKGIAALILAGGARDWMEDKALDKVQYVDLAIDIHHIFPQKWCDTNGIDAEHRESIVNKTTISARTNRTIGGVAPSSYLPVIETRAQIDSAHLDGLVATHLIPADLLRQDHFENFFRTRRESLCELVEKAIGKAVQRDIELGFAEEDSAQFEPDEFPNEAGMEND from the coding sequence ATGTACGAGTTGGGTGAGTACCTGAAGTGGACTCGTTCCGGGGAAATTCAGTTGCCGGACTTCCAGCGCGGATACAAGTGGGAAGACGAACGTATCCGTCAGCTCTTGGTGACGGTGCTGCGCGGACACCCGATGGGTGCGGTCATGCTGCTGAAGACCGGCAACTCACAGGTGCGGTTCAAGCCGCGCGCCATCGAGGGTGTAGGCCTCACCCCAGGCGCCGAGGCGAAGTACCTCTTGTTGGACGGGCAGCAGCGTCTGACATCGCTGACCCAAGCCCTCAGCGGGAATGGTGTGGTCGCAACGAAAGACAGCCGCGGACGATTGCTCGACCGGCGCTACTTCGTCCAGATGGAAACTGCGCTCAGCGATCCGAACCGTGTTGACGAGGCCGTGATTTCGGTGCCGGCCGACGGCGTCATTAGGTCGAACTTCGGCAAAGACGTGGTGCTCGACCTCAGCGACCAAGACAAGCAACATCAGCACGGCTACTTCCCGCTGAACCTGCTCTACGGGGACTACATGAGCTGGATCCTGGAACTGCAGAACCCGGCGTTAGGCAAGCAGTTCCATGACCAGTTCATCAAGCAGTCGGCCACCTACGACATCCCCGCGATCGTGTTGGACGAGGACACCGACAAGGCGGCCGTGGCCACCGTCTTCGAAAAGGTGAACATCGGTGGCCTGCCTCTCAACGTGTTCGAACTGCTCACCGCCGTCTTCGCCGGCGACGCCGACTACTACGCCAAGACCGGTGAAGACTTCCGGCTCAACGACGACTGGCGGGAGACCCAACTCAAGTGGTCGTCCTACCCGGTTCTAGCTGCCGTCGAGAACACCGACTTCCTCCAAGCGGTCACCATGCTCACCACCCGCCAACGCCACCTCGCCGACACCTCCGACCGGCCGCCAGCCATCTCGGCCAAGCGCGAGGATGTCTTGAAGCTGACCTTGAACGACTATCTGCAGTGGCGCGACCCACTGCGCGAAGCGTTCATCTGGGCGTCGACATTCTTGGCTGACCGCCACATCTTCGCGCGACGCGATGTACCCTACCCGAAACAGCTGGTTCCGCTGGCCGCCATCAAGGTGGCGCTGGGCAAGCAAGCCGATCTGATCAGTGTCAGTGAACGTCTCGTGCGCTGGTATTGGTGCGGTGTGCTCGGCGAACTCTACGGCTCGGCAATCGAATCACGGTTCGCCCGAGACATCGAGATGGTTCCGCCGTGGGCGACAGACGGCTCCGCACCCGTCCCGAGGACTGTTCAGGACGCGAGCTTCACCGAGTCCCGTCTGCACTCACTTCGAACACGCAACGCCGCTGCCTATAAGGGGATCGCCGCGCTCATCCTTGCCGGGGGTGCTCGGGACTGGATGGAAGACAAAGCGCTCGACAAGGTTCAGTACGTCGACCTCGCGATCGACATCCATCACATCTTCCCCCAGAAGTGGTGCGATACCAATGGCATCGATGCAGAGCATCGAGAGAGCATCGTCAACAAGACGACGATCAGCGCACGAACCAACCGCACGATCGGCGGTGTCGCCCCGTCGTCGTACCTCCCGGTGATCGAGACCCGAGCGCAGATCGACTCGGCGCATCTCGACGGCCTTGTGGCCACTCACCTTATTCCGGCCGACCTCCTCCGCCAGGACCACTTCGAGAACTTTTTCCGTACGCGGCGCGAATCACTATGCGAGCTGGTCGAAAAAGCAATCGGTAAGGCAGTGCAGCGAGACATCGAATTGGGATTCGCCGAGGAAGATTCGGCACAGTTCGAGCCCGATGAGTTTCCCAACGAAGCAGGCATGGAGAACGACTGA
- a CDS encoding S1C family serine protease, which yields MKATSSMSNTPGRLLRQFSDEIIDLAERVVLSTAIVKGQTHDFEEGGGSAFLYDAEHLVTNNHVIGGMVEPIYVQLPGAQQTEARVVGRDPLTDLAVLRVDPQSAEPLIISPMGARLGELCFAFGSPLGEFPESISIGIVSGLKRSLPTGDKQAIFDVIQTDAAINPGNSGGPLVNVDGQVIGVNTAAIPEADGIGFAVPADTVAEVARELITYGAVERASLGVSVARRAVDRAPGGHALVVTAVRDNSAGPFERGDAIVAVGDRDIQSQNDLLRALRRDVANRRVNVVVLRGNHEVSIECRPRSVRTFG from the coding sequence ATGAAGGCGACGAGTTCGATGTCTAACACACCGGGGCGGTTGCTCCGGCAGTTCAGTGACGAGATCATCGACCTGGCCGAGCGGGTTGTGCTCTCCACTGCCATCGTCAAGGGACAAACCCACGATTTCGAGGAAGGCGGCGGGTCGGCCTTCCTTTACGACGCCGAACACCTCGTCACGAACAATCATGTGATTGGAGGGATGGTCGAGCCGATCTATGTTCAGTTGCCCGGCGCGCAGCAGACCGAGGCGCGGGTTGTCGGCCGTGACCCGTTGACCGATCTAGCGGTCCTCCGCGTAGACCCGCAATCCGCTGAGCCACTGATAATTTCACCCATGGGGGCTCGACTTGGCGAACTCTGCTTCGCGTTCGGCAGCCCACTTGGCGAGTTCCCGGAAAGCATCAGCATCGGCATCGTGAGCGGGCTGAAGCGGAGCCTGCCAACAGGTGACAAGCAGGCGATTTTCGACGTCATTCAGACGGATGCTGCGATCAATCCGGGGAACTCCGGCGGCCCGTTGGTGAACGTCGACGGCCAAGTTATCGGAGTAAATACGGCAGCGATACCCGAGGCGGACGGCATCGGCTTCGCGGTTCCCGCCGACACCGTCGCTGAGGTCGCCCGTGAGCTCATCACCTACGGAGCAGTTGAACGCGCGTCGCTCGGAGTCAGCGTCGCGCGCCGGGCCGTCGACCGCGCACCCGGTGGCCATGCTCTTGTGGTGACCGCTGTTCGCGATAATTCAGCAGGCCCTTTCGAGCGCGGTGATGCCATAGTCGCTGTCGGCGATCGCGACATTCAATCCCAGAATGACCTGCTGCGCGCATTGCGGAGAGATGTCGCCAACCGAAGGGTCAACGTTGTGGTTCTGCGTGGTAACCACGAAGTCTCGATCGAGTGTCGGCCCCGCAGCGTACGAACCTTCGGCTGA